One window of Ralstonia pickettii DTP0602 genomic DNA carries:
- a CDS encoding LysR family transcriptional regulator, translating into MHARVLRYLDEVVRRGSIRKAAEHLHVAPTAVNRQILDLEAELGAPLFERINKRLRLTPLGEMVLAHVRQTLREHDALRERIEDFKGARRGDVTVAVTAGLAGSLMPSLVHDFRQRYPGIVVRVNDLPVAAIVAAVEQGGADLGLGYDLPELPAFRALATSDWQIGAVVPPGHALAAQPSALLSECVGYPLILPAPSLSIRAILDDAFTRNAIEVSPVAESTSTVLIRQLVMLGTGIALLNPLDVMEERARQALVYVPLRDRHLQGQTLTLVARARGSLSAAAQLMAERIGEALAALFAQAR; encoded by the coding sequence ATGCACGCCAGAGTCCTGCGTTATCTCGACGAGGTCGTCCGCCGCGGTTCGATCCGCAAGGCGGCCGAGCACCTGCACGTGGCGCCGACTGCGGTCAACCGGCAGATCCTCGACCTGGAGGCCGAACTGGGCGCGCCGCTGTTCGAGCGCATCAACAAGCGGCTGCGGCTGACGCCGCTGGGCGAGATGGTGCTGGCTCACGTGCGCCAGACGCTGCGCGAGCACGACGCGCTGCGCGAGCGCATCGAGGACTTCAAGGGCGCGCGCCGCGGCGACGTAACCGTGGCCGTGACGGCAGGCCTGGCGGGCTCGCTGATGCCGTCGCTGGTGCACGACTTCCGCCAGCGCTATCCGGGCATCGTTGTGCGCGTCAACGACCTGCCGGTGGCAGCCATCGTCGCCGCGGTGGAGCAGGGTGGCGCCGACCTGGGCCTGGGTTACGACCTGCCCGAGCTGCCGGCCTTCCGGGCGCTGGCCACCAGCGACTGGCAGATCGGCGCGGTGGTGCCGCCGGGCCATGCACTGGCCGCGCAGCCGTCGGCGCTGCTGAGCGAATGCGTGGGTTACCCGCTGATCCTGCCGGCGCCGTCGCTGTCGATCCGCGCGATCCTGGACGATGCCTTTACCCGCAATGCAATCGAGGTGTCGCCGGTGGCCGAGTCCACCTCGACCGTGCTGATCCGGCAACTGGTAATGCTCGGCACCGGCATCGCGCTGCTGAACCCGCTCGACGTGATGGAGGAGCGCGCACGCCAGGCGCTGGTGTACGTGCCGCTGCGCGACCGCCACCTGCAGGGCCAGACGCTGACGCTGGTGGCGCGCGCCAGGGGTTCGCTCAGCGCGGCGGCGCAACTGATGGCGGAGCGTATCGGCGAGGCGCTGGCGGCGCTGTTCGCGCAGGCGCGATAG
- a CDS encoding hydroxydechloroatrazine ethylaminohydrolase (catalyzes the transformation of hydroxyatrazine to N-isopropylammelide and ethylamine in the atrazine degradation pathway.~K03382: atzB; hydroxyatrazine ethylaminohydrolase [EC:3.5.99.3]), which produces MLSTFCGQHGRNSALRGWHGRTVDWRPSPPPERRRNPAMTLIALSADVLVTMDAQRREIRDGALVAEGPAVQWVGPTSELPPQYRRMADEGSAQVLDMRGRVVTPGLVNTHHHMYQSLTRAVPAAQDAELFSWLTNLYMLWSHLTPEMIAVSTRTAMAELMLSGCTTTSDHLYLYPNGARLDDSIAAAQEMGMRFHAARGSMSVGRSKGGLPPDAVVEEEAAILRDSQRLVEQYHDSARHAMLRIVLAPCSPFSVSRDLMRESASMARHYGVSLHTHLAENDNDIAYSREKFGMTPAQYAEDLGWVGHDVWHAHCVKLDEAGIALFARTGTGVAHCPCSNMRLASGIAPVRAMRDAGVPVGLGVDGSASNDGAHMLSESRQALLLQRVGYGPAAMSAREALEIATLGGARVLNRDDIGALAPGMSADFVAFDMSAVGFAGGGHDPVAALVFCTPANVAASVINGREVVRDGALLTADLPNVLLRHRALARTLFERASIDA; this is translated from the coding sequence GTGCTGTCCACTTTTTGTGGACAGCATGGTCGGAATTCTGCGCTTAGGGGTTGGCATGGCCGCACCGTAGACTGGCGGCCATCCCCTCCACCCGAACGCAGAAGGAATCCCGCCATGACCCTGATTGCCCTGAGCGCCGACGTGCTGGTCACGATGGACGCGCAGCGCCGCGAGATCCGCGATGGCGCGCTGGTCGCAGAAGGCCCGGCCGTGCAATGGGTCGGCCCGACCTCGGAGTTGCCGCCGCAGTACCGCCGCATGGCCGACGAAGGCAGCGCGCAGGTGCTCGACATGCGCGGCCGCGTGGTCACGCCGGGCCTGGTCAACACGCATCACCACATGTACCAGAGCCTGACGCGCGCGGTGCCCGCGGCGCAGGATGCCGAGCTGTTCTCGTGGCTGACCAATCTGTACATGCTGTGGTCGCACCTGACGCCGGAGATGATCGCGGTGTCGACCAGAACCGCGATGGCCGAGCTGATGCTGTCGGGCTGCACCACCACCAGCGATCACCTTTACCTCTATCCCAACGGTGCGCGCCTGGACGACTCGATCGCCGCCGCGCAGGAGATGGGCATGCGCTTCCACGCCGCACGCGGCTCGATGAGCGTGGGCCGCAGCAAGGGCGGCCTGCCGCCCGACGCGGTGGTGGAGGAGGAGGCCGCCATCCTGCGCGACAGCCAGCGGCTGGTGGAGCAGTACCACGACAGCGCCCGCCACGCGATGCTGCGCATCGTGCTGGCGCCGTGCTCGCCATTCTCGGTCTCGCGCGACCTGATGCGCGAGTCGGCCAGTATGGCGCGGCACTATGGTGTGTCGCTGCACACCCACCTGGCCGAGAACGACAACGACATCGCCTACTCGCGCGAGAAGTTCGGCATGACGCCGGCACAGTATGCCGAGGACCTTGGCTGGGTCGGCCACGACGTGTGGCATGCGCACTGCGTCAAGCTGGACGAGGCAGGCATCGCATTGTTCGCCCGCACCGGCACGGGCGTGGCGCATTGCCCGTGCTCGAACATGCGGCTTGCGTCCGGCATTGCCCCGGTGCGCGCGATGCGCGACGCGGGCGTGCCGGTCGGGCTGGGCGTCGATGGCAGTGCGTCGAACGACGGCGCGCATATGCTGAGCGAGTCGCGCCAGGCGCTGCTGCTGCAGCGGGTCGGCTACGGCCCGGCGGCAATGAGCGCGCGGGAGGCGCTGGAAATCGCCACGCTGGGCGGTGCACGCGTGCTCAACCGCGACGATATCGGCGCGCTGGCGCCGGGCATGTCGGCGGACTTCGTTGCCTTCGATATGTCCGCGGTCGGGTTTGCCGGCGGCGGCCACGATCCGGTGGCGGCGCTGGTCTTCTGCACGCCGGCCAATGTCGCGGCCAGCGTGATCAACGGGCGTGAAGTAGTGCGCGACGGCGCGCTGCTGACGGCCGATCTGCCGAACGTGCTGCTGCGTCATCGCGCGCTGGCGCGCACGTTGTTCGAGCGCGCCAGCATCGACGCCTGA
- a CDS encoding sulfate transporter (K03321: TC.SULP; sulfate permease, SulP family), which produces MPASHPGAILTRLFPWSRRVDPTTLRADLVAGLLGAVLVLPQGVAFATLAGLPPQYGIYSAVVPCIVAALFGSSWHVMSGPTNANSLALFAMLGPLAFAGSPAYIGLALAVTVVVGVMQLAVGTLRLGSLANFISPSVLLGFTCGAATLIGLYALKDLFGLEVPTGTSAFGVVRHLFENVDTINWAAVTVGAVTLVVTLLCKRLWRKLPFMLLGLLAGYGVALLLNQAGAGGQHVNVIGPIPSALPHFNVPDVDWRKLPDLLGIASALTIVALGQSISIAKAVALRSGQHIDANREFIGQGLSNIAGGFFSGYISCGSLNRSVPNFEAGARTPLASVFSALWLVALVAISAPLLAQIPMAAIGAMLLLVAWGLLDIARLRRIFTLSRTEFAIAIGTFAATLVIRLEMAVLLGTVLSLVAYLYRTSRPAVRSLVPDADDPDRRFTPLDELRRPQPECPQLKLLRMEGAIYFGAVQYVTDRLHWLRTVNAGQTHLLAMTKSMNFIDLAGAEMWESELAERRALGGDLYFHRPRTQVLQTWEQTGFSDKLGPDHIFPTKRQALHTIIGKLSPEICAQCHARIFEECASRPGAGTRAAQAGPVTPGTGAPAR; this is translated from the coding sequence ATGCCTGCGTCCCATCCCGGAGCCATCCTGACCCGCCTGTTCCCGTGGAGCCGGCGCGTCGACCCGACCACGCTGCGCGCCGACCTGGTCGCCGGCCTGCTCGGCGCCGTGCTGGTGCTGCCGCAGGGCGTGGCCTTTGCCACGCTGGCCGGCCTGCCGCCGCAGTACGGTATCTACAGCGCGGTGGTGCCGTGCATCGTGGCGGCGCTGTTCGGCTCGAGCTGGCACGTGATGTCGGGGCCGACCAATGCCAATTCGCTGGCGCTGTTCGCGATGCTGGGCCCGCTGGCGTTTGCCGGCAGTCCGGCCTATATCGGGCTGGCGCTGGCGGTCACCGTGGTGGTGGGCGTGATGCAGCTCGCAGTGGGCACGCTGCGGCTCGGCTCGCTGGCCAACTTTATCTCGCCCTCGGTGCTGCTCGGCTTCACCTGCGGCGCCGCGACGCTGATCGGCTTATATGCGCTGAAGGACCTGTTCGGGCTGGAGGTACCGACCGGCACCAGCGCGTTCGGGGTGGTGCGCCACCTGTTCGAGAACGTCGATACGATCAACTGGGCCGCGGTCACCGTGGGTGCCGTGACACTGGTCGTCACGCTGCTATGCAAGCGGCTGTGGCGCAAGCTGCCGTTCATGCTGCTGGGACTGCTGGCCGGCTACGGCGTGGCGCTGCTGCTGAACCAGGCCGGCGCGGGCGGCCAGCACGTCAACGTCATCGGGCCGATCCCGTCGGCGCTGCCGCACTTCAACGTACCTGACGTGGACTGGCGCAAGTTGCCCGACCTGCTGGGCATCGCCTCGGCGCTGACCATCGTCGCGCTGGGCCAGTCGATCTCGATCGCCAAGGCGGTGGCGCTGCGCTCTGGCCAGCATATCGACGCCAACCGCGAGTTCATCGGCCAGGGGCTGTCGAATATCGCCGGCGGCTTTTTCTCCGGCTATATCTCGTGCGGCTCGCTCAACCGTTCGGTACCGAACTTCGAGGCCGGTGCGCGCACGCCGCTGGCAAGCGTGTTCTCGGCGCTGTGGCTGGTGGCGCTGGTAGCGATCAGCGCCCCGCTGCTGGCGCAGATCCCGATGGCCGCGATCGGGGCGATGCTGCTTCTGGTGGCTTGGGGCCTGCTCGATATCGCGCGCCTGCGCCGCATCTTCACGCTGAGCCGCACCGAGTTCGCGATCGCCATCGGCACCTTCGCCGCCACACTGGTGATCCGGCTGGAAATGGCGGTGCTGCTCGGCACCGTGCTGTCGCTGGTGGCCTACCTGTACCGCACCTCGCGGCCGGCGGTGCGCAGCCTGGTGCCCGATGCCGACGATCCGGACCGGCGCTTCACGCCGCTGGACGAACTGCGCCGCCCGCAGCCTGAATGCCCGCAACTGAAGCTGCTGCGCATGGAAGGCGCGATTTATTTCGGCGCCGTGCAATACGTGACCGATCGCCTGCACTGGCTGCGCACCGTCAACGCCGGCCAAACCCACCTGCTGGCGATGACCAAGAGCATGAATTTCATCGACCTGGCCGGCGCCGAGATGTGGGAGAGCGAACTGGCCGAGCGGCGCGCGCTGGGCGGCGACCTGTACTTCCACCGGCCGCGCACCCAGGTGCTGCAGACGTGGGAGCAGACCGGCTTCAGCGACAAGCTCGGGCCCGACCATATTTTCCCGACCAAGCGGCAGGCGCTGCACACGATCATCGGTAAGCTGTCGCCGGAAATCTGTGCGCAATGCCACGCCAGGATCTTCGAGGAGTGCGCATCACGGCCTGGCGCCGGCACCCGTGCCGCGCAAGCCGGACCCGTGACGCCAGGCACTGGCGCGCCAGCGCGCTAG
- a CDS encoding exodeoxyribonuclease III (K01142: E3.1.11.2, xthA; exodeoxyribonuclease III [EC:3.1.11.2]): protein MSSVGLPTSGPLRIASWNVNSLKVRLPQVLQWLAEQDQAGAPIDALCLQELKLPDDKYPLAELENAGFHSIYTGQKTYNGVAILARDASMPGPVDVVRNIPGFEDAQQRVIAATYGDLRLVCAYFPNGQSPESEKFVYKLKWLEAMTAWLREEMARYPRLALLGDFNIAPEDRDVHDPAKWEGQNLVSPPERAAFAALVELGLADAFRKFEQPEKTFSWWDYRMLAFRRNAGLRIDHILLSPALTEQCAACVIDRVPRTWEQPSDHTPVVATLHCG from the coding sequence ATGAGTTCGGTGGGACTGCCAACCAGCGGACCGCTGCGCATCGCCAGCTGGAACGTCAACTCGCTCAAGGTGCGCCTGCCGCAGGTGCTGCAATGGCTGGCCGAGCAGGACCAGGCCGGCGCGCCGATCGACGCGCTGTGCCTGCAGGAACTGAAGCTGCCGGACGACAAGTACCCGCTGGCCGAACTGGAGAACGCGGGCTTCCACAGCATCTACACCGGACAGAAGACGTATAACGGCGTGGCCATCCTCGCCCGCGACGCCAGCATGCCCGGCCCGGTCGACGTGGTGCGTAACATCCCAGGCTTCGAGGATGCGCAGCAGCGCGTGATCGCCGCCACCTATGGTGACCTGCGCCTGGTCTGCGCGTACTTCCCGAACGGGCAGTCGCCCGAGTCGGAGAAGTTCGTCTACAAGCTGAAATGGCTGGAGGCAATGACCGCGTGGCTGCGCGAGGAGATGGCGCGCTATCCGCGCCTAGCGCTGCTGGGCGACTTCAATATCGCGCCCGAAGACCGCGACGTGCACGACCCGGCGAAGTGGGAAGGCCAGAACCTGGTCTCGCCGCCGGAGCGTGCCGCCTTTGCCGCGCTGGTGGAACTGGGCCTGGCCGATGCCTTCCGCAAGTTCGAGCAGCCCGAGAAGACCTTCTCGTGGTGGGATTACCGCATGCTCGCGTTCCGGCGCAATGCCGGGCTGCGCATCGACCATATCCTGCTGTCGCCGGCGCTGACCGAGCAATGCGCGGCGTGCGTGATCGACCGCGTGCCGCGCACCTGGGAACAGCCCTCGGACCACACGCCGGTGGTCGCGACGCTGCACTGCGGCTGA